A region from the Mesorhizobium sp. J8 genome encodes:
- a CDS encoding SDR family NAD(P)-dependent oxidoreductase, whose product MILKDRIAVVTGAGSGIGRAGAMIMAREGAFVVIADRDPVAGEATASDIRDAGGRAEAVATDVGDDRAVEGLIEGTLDRHGRIDILHSHAGIQVGGTLTEVGTDGMDASWRINVRAQFLAAKTVMPAMIAQGGGVILNTASNSGVFYDREMIAYATSKHAVVAMTRQMSLDYAKHNVRINALCPGWVDTPFNAPFIAQMGGRDAIENYVRTKIPMGRWANPEEIAEAILFLVSDRSSFMTGQALVVDGGESIG is encoded by the coding sequence ATGATCTTGAAAGACCGTATCGCCGTGGTGACTGGCGCCGGGTCGGGCATCGGACGCGCCGGCGCGATGATCATGGCGCGGGAAGGAGCGTTCGTGGTGATCGCCGACCGCGACCCGGTGGCGGGCGAGGCCACTGCTTCAGACATCCGCGACGCCGGCGGCCGCGCCGAGGCCGTCGCCACCGATGTCGGCGACGACAGGGCCGTCGAGGGCCTCATCGAGGGAACGCTCGACCGGCACGGCCGGATCGACATCCTGCACAGCCATGCCGGTATTCAGGTCGGAGGCACGCTGACCGAAGTCGGCACCGATGGGATGGACGCCTCCTGGCGCATCAATGTGCGGGCGCAGTTTCTGGCGGCCAAGACGGTCATGCCGGCGATGATCGCGCAGGGCGGCGGCGTCATCCTCAACACGGCCTCCAATTCCGGCGTATTCTACGATCGCGAGATGATCGCCTATGCCACCTCCAAACATGCGGTGGTGGCGATGACCAGGCAGATGTCGCTCGACTACGCCAAGCACAATGTGCGCATCAACGCGCTCTGCCCGGGCTGGGTCGACACGCCCTTCAACGCGCCGTTCATCGCGCAAATGGGCGGACGCGATGCGATCGAGAATTATGTCCGCACAAAGATCCCGATGGGGCGTTGGGCGAACCCAGAGGAGATTGCCGAAGCCATCCTGTTCCTCGTCTCCGATCGCTCGTCCTTCATGACGGGACAGGCGCTGGTCGTCGACGGCGGCGAGAGCATTGGCTGA
- a CDS encoding ABC transporter permease, giving the protein MRVFVVAVFAFLYLPIVLVVLFSFNAGHHASEFTGFSVQWYGKALSNPFLVEALKNSLFIATTSALLAAFCGTAAALGLQRVGARTRALFDALLGAAIVVPGVVIGISTLVALVQLFAVVNPFLASLWPTDQPPKLALGYGSIIAAHGLFSMALVTMIVGTRLASLDRNLVEASSDLYATPLTTFRSIVLPQIMPAVIAGFLLAFTFSFDDFIIAFFVAGAQTTLPIYVFASIRRGVTPEINAIATIVLCASVLLVLLAQWQLGRRKPSP; this is encoded by the coding sequence ATGCGCGTCTTCGTCGTCGCCGTCTTTGCCTTCCTCTACCTGCCGATCGTGCTGGTCGTGCTGTTCTCCTTCAATGCCGGCCATCATGCCAGCGAGTTCACCGGCTTTTCCGTGCAATGGTACGGCAAGGCGCTGTCCAATCCCTTCCTGGTCGAGGCGCTGAAGAACAGCCTCTTCATCGCCACCACCAGCGCGCTGCTCGCGGCTTTCTGCGGTACCGCCGCGGCGCTCGGGCTGCAGCGGGTCGGCGCACGGACGCGGGCGCTCTTCGATGCATTGCTAGGCGCCGCGATCGTCGTTCCGGGCGTGGTCATCGGCATCTCCACGCTGGTCGCGCTGGTGCAGCTCTTCGCCGTCGTCAATCCGTTCCTCGCCTCGCTGTGGCCGACCGACCAGCCGCCGAAGCTTGCGCTGGGCTACGGCTCGATCATCGCCGCGCACGGCTTGTTTTCAATGGCGCTGGTGACGATGATCGTCGGCACGCGGCTTGCGAGCCTCGACCGCAATCTGGTCGAGGCATCGAGCGATCTCTACGCCACGCCGCTGACGACATTCCGCTCGATAGTGCTGCCGCAGATCATGCCGGCGGTGATTGCCGGCTTCCTGCTCGCCTTCACCTTCTCCTTCGACGATTTCATCATCGCCTTCTTCGTCGCCGGCGCGCAGACGACGCTGCCGATCTATGTCTTCGCCTCGATCCGCCGCGGCGTGACGCCGGAGATCAACGCCATTGCGACGATCGTGCTCTGCGCGTCGGTCCTGCTCGTGCTGCTGGCGCAATGGCAGCTCGGCCGACGGAAGCCATCGCCTTGA
- a CDS encoding ABC transporter permease, with protein MRRSLFRKNLVTALLLAPAALWLVIFLVLPFVAIAIFSVGERAPEGGYQAALTFAQYANLPARATAFWNTMVLAPIGALACLLVAYPVAYYLALRAPHRWRLILLAMIVIPFWTSLLMRTYAWMYILGGRGIPALLAYVGIEDLRLINTPGAVLLGIVYGYLPLMILPIYVSLERLDRRLLEASADLGATPLSTFLGVTLRLSLPGVMTGFSLVMILLLGEYLIPTLLGGGKVFFIGNALVDLFLQSRNWPFGSAIAITLVLVSVVVLIVANRISTRLSGARRVDLI; from the coding sequence ATGCGCCGCAGTCTCTTCCGCAAAAATCTCGTGACGGCGCTGCTGCTTGCTCCGGCGGCGCTGTGGCTGGTGATCTTCCTGGTGCTGCCCTTCGTCGCCATCGCCATCTTCAGCGTCGGCGAGCGAGCGCCCGAAGGCGGCTACCAGGCAGCGCTGACCTTCGCGCAATATGCCAACCTGCCCGCGCGGGCGACCGCCTTCTGGAACACGATGGTGCTGGCGCCGATCGGCGCGCTGGCCTGCCTGCTCGTCGCCTATCCCGTCGCCTACTACCTGGCGCTGCGCGCGCCGCATCGCTGGCGGCTGATCCTGCTCGCGATGATCGTCATTCCGTTCTGGACCAGCCTGCTGATGCGTACTTATGCCTGGATGTACATCCTCGGCGGGCGCGGCATTCCGGCTTTGCTCGCCTATGTCGGCATCGAGGATCTGAGGCTGATCAACACGCCAGGCGCGGTGCTGCTCGGCATCGTCTACGGCTACCTGCCGCTGATGATCCTGCCGATCTATGTCAGCCTGGAGCGGCTCGACCGCCGCCTGCTGGAAGCCTCCGCTGACCTCGGCGCGACACCGCTGTCGACCTTTCTCGGCGTGACGCTGCGGCTGTCGCTGCCGGGCGTCATGACCGGCTTCTCGCTGGTGATGATCCTGCTGCTTGGCGAATATCTGATCCCGACGCTGCTCGGCGGCGGCAAGGTGTTCTTCATCGGCAACGCGCTGGTCGATCTCTTCCTGCAATCGCGCAACTGGCCGTTCGGATCGGCCATCGCCATCACGCTGGTGCTGGTCTCGGTCGTGGTGCTGATCGTCGCCAACCGCATCTCGACCCGGTTGTCGGGCGCACGCCGGGTGGACCTGATCTGA
- a CDS encoding ABC transporter substrate-binding protein — MPKSYRDGLPISPDKFVDQLMRLKRGSISRRDFLGLTGLGVATAVMARELGIMPTPAFAAENLGDRMSIATWPNYHDPQTFENFKAETGVAVEVNVFGSNEEMLAKLQAGGSGWSLFVPTNYTISTYKKLGIIEPLDMAKLPNFDGKSEDARFTAEGTIDGTIYAVPKNWGTTGFAVNTKKLAKPMTSWKEFWDTAMAEADGRTMVHDYQLTTIGNALKYYGYSFNSLKQDELAKAEELLLKVKPHLFAVSSDYQPGMRAGDAWMTMCWTNDGAQLHRDIPEIAYVLGKEGGEIWTDFYAIPKDAPNKPAGYALLNYLMNPKVAVKEHLANGAPCTDARVNALLPKEVLDNPILYPAADLLKPLEFGAAATLTDPGRAELMARFKSA, encoded by the coding sequence ATGCCGAAATCCTATCGTGACGGACTGCCGATAAGCCCCGATAAATTCGTCGATCAGTTGATGCGCCTGAAGCGCGGCTCGATCAGCCGGCGCGACTTCCTCGGCCTCACCGGCCTCGGTGTCGCCACCGCGGTGATGGCGCGCGAGCTCGGCATCATGCCGACGCCGGCCTTTGCCGCCGAAAACCTCGGCGACCGCATGTCGATCGCCACCTGGCCGAATTACCACGACCCGCAGACCTTCGAGAATTTCAAGGCCGAGACGGGCGTTGCCGTGGAGGTCAACGTCTTCGGCTCGAACGAGGAGATGCTGGCCAAGCTGCAGGCCGGCGGCTCGGGCTGGAGCCTGTTCGTGCCGACCAATTACACGATCTCGACCTACAAGAAGCTCGGCATCATCGAGCCGCTGGACATGGCGAAGCTGCCGAATTTCGACGGCAAGTCGGAAGATGCGCGCTTCACCGCCGAAGGCACGATCGACGGGACGATCTATGCCGTGCCGAAGAACTGGGGCACGACCGGCTTTGCCGTCAATACCAAGAAGCTCGCCAAGCCGATGACGAGCTGGAAGGAGTTCTGGGATACCGCCATGGCGGAAGCCGACGGCCGCACAATGGTGCATGACTATCAGCTGACCACCATCGGCAATGCGCTGAAATATTACGGCTACTCGTTCAATTCGCTGAAGCAGGATGAGCTCGCCAAGGCCGAGGAACTGCTGCTCAAGGTGAAGCCGCATCTGTTCGCGGTGTCGAGCGACTACCAGCCGGGGATGCGCGCCGGCGATGCCTGGATGACGATGTGCTGGACCAATGACGGCGCGCAGCTCCATCGCGACATCCCCGAGATCGCCTACGTGCTCGGCAAAGAAGGCGGCGAGATCTGGACCGATTTCTACGCCATTCCGAAGGACGCGCCGAACAAGCCGGCCGGTTACGCGCTGCTCAACTATCTGATGAACCCGAAGGTTGCGGTGAAGGAGCATCTTGCCAATGGCGCGCCCTGCACGGATGCACGGGTCAACGCGTTGCTGCCCAAGGAAGTGCTCGACAATCCGATCCTCTATCCTGCGGCCGACCTGTTGAAGCCGCTCGAGTTCGGCGCCGCCGCGACGCTGACCGATCCGGGCCGCGCCGAGCTGATGGCGCGCTTCAAGTCGGCTTGA
- a CDS encoding ABC transporter ATP-binding protein produces MTAVPDIEFRAVTKRYGAVTAVSGIDLAIPPSAFVALLGPSGCGKTTCLRMIGGFEQPSEGQVLIRGRDMAGTPPYRRPVNMVFQQYALFPHLDVEENISYGLRQARPRLSSREISQRAGEALSMVQLTGYGRRKIHELSGGQQQRVALARALVNKPAVLLLDEPLAALDKKLRTDMQIELQNLQREIGITFVLVTHDQEEALSMSDFVCVMNGGRVVQLGQPSEIYDEPADLFVADFVGKTNLLSGKVAGLSGDLVDIALADGTVIAARKRVPLSRGEAVSVSLRPESLSLSPSEGALQGIIRNRIFLGSTAEYAIEVQGIGSLLAKADHVTGQGNLFKPGEPVAIGFAAGAPLAFPHANNNGTNQREDQNAEILS; encoded by the coding sequence TTGACTGCAGTGCCCGATATCGAATTTCGCGCGGTCACCAAGCGCTATGGCGCGGTCACCGCGGTGAGCGGCATCGACCTTGCCATCCCGCCCTCCGCCTTCGTCGCGCTGCTCGGTCCTTCCGGCTGCGGCAAGACGACGTGCCTGCGCATGATCGGTGGCTTCGAGCAGCCGAGCGAGGGTCAGGTGCTGATCCGCGGCCGTGACATGGCCGGAACGCCGCCCTACCGGCGCCCGGTCAATATGGTGTTCCAGCAATATGCGCTGTTCCCGCATCTCGATGTCGAGGAGAACATCTCCTACGGGCTGCGCCAGGCGCGGCCCAGGCTGTCGTCGCGCGAGATCAGCCAGAGGGCGGGCGAGGCGCTTTCAATGGTGCAACTCACCGGTTATGGCCGCCGCAAGATCCACGAGCTGTCCGGCGGCCAGCAGCAGCGCGTCGCGCTCGCCCGCGCGCTGGTCAACAAGCCGGCGGTGCTGCTGCTCGACGAGCCGCTGGCGGCGCTCGACAAGAAGCTGCGCACCGACATGCAGATCGAGCTGCAGAACCTGCAGCGCGAGATCGGCATTACCTTCGTGCTGGTGACGCACGACCAGGAGGAAGCGCTGTCGATGAGCGACTTCGTCTGCGTCATGAATGGCGGCCGCGTCGTTCAGCTCGGGCAGCCGAGCGAGATCTATGACGAGCCGGCCGACCTGTTCGTCGCCGATTTCGTCGGCAAGACCAATCTCTTGAGCGGCAAGGTGGCCGGGCTTTCCGGCGACCTCGTCGACATCGCGCTCGCCGACGGCACGGTGATTGCGGCGCGCAAGCGGGTGCCGCTCAGCCGGGGCGAGGCGGTATCGGTCAGCCTGCGGCCGGAATCGCTTAGCCTCTCGCCAAGCGAAGGCGCCCTGCAAGGCATCATCCGCAACCGCATCTTCCTGGGCTCGACGGCGGAGTACGCGATCGAGGTCCAGGGTATCGGATCGCTGCTCGCCAAGGCCGATCACGTGACCGGCCAGGGCAATCTGTTCAAGCCGGGCGAACCCGTCGCCATCGGCTTTGCCGCCGGAGCGCCGCTGGCGTTTCCGCACGCCAACAATAACGGGACCAACCAGAGGGAAGACCAAAATGCCGAAATCCTATCGTGA
- a CDS encoding helix-turn-helix transcriptional regulator, whose protein sequence is MAASRSDDYNALAAVIAAARETGGDNFGKAIVGWLRGHVRFDHCVIFGYRGAARPPLLFETFSPAESHIFVALYQEGPYLLDPFHHAAVERKEGFWRMRELAPDRFYASEYYRSYYSQTRLAEEVGFFVPLVGKDALVLSLMRLRATGPFGTADARLLRDMAPAVIGFCKQRWPALPTDEVAAQPSGDAIAMTNEHDRAHIWKSLSLTSREKQVVDLVLQGHSTESIARALRIVPGTVKVHRRNIYRKLKIKSQAGLFARFVEIIDARIG, encoded by the coding sequence TTGGCCGCCTCCCGCAGTGACGACTACAATGCCTTGGCTGCGGTGATAGCCGCCGCGCGCGAGACCGGCGGCGACAATTTCGGCAAGGCGATCGTCGGCTGGCTGCGCGGCCATGTCCGCTTCGACCATTGCGTCATCTTCGGCTATCGCGGCGCCGCGCGGCCGCCGCTCCTGTTCGAGACCTTCTCGCCGGCGGAGAGCCACATCTTCGTCGCGCTCTATCAGGAAGGGCCCTATCTGCTCGACCCCTTCCATCACGCCGCGGTCGAGCGCAAGGAGGGTTTCTGGCGCATGCGCGAGCTGGCGCCGGACCGCTTCTATGCCAGCGAATATTATCGCTCCTATTACAGCCAGACCCGGCTTGCCGAGGAGGTCGGCTTCTTCGTGCCGCTGGTCGGCAAGGACGCGCTGGTGCTGTCGCTGATGCGGCTGCGCGCCACCGGTCCGTTCGGAACCGCCGACGCCAGGCTGCTGCGCGACATGGCACCGGCGGTGATCGGCTTCTGCAAGCAGCGCTGGCCGGCTTTGCCCACCGACGAGGTTGCGGCCCAGCCATCCGGCGATGCCATCGCGATGACCAACGAACACGACCGGGCGCATATCTGGAAGAGCCTGTCCTTGACCTCGCGCGAAAAGCAGGTCGTCGACCTGGTGCTTCAAGGGCACTCCACAGAATCGATCGCCAGGGCGCTGCGCATCGTGCCGGGAACCGTCAAGGTCCACCGCCGCAACATCTACCGCAAGCTGAAGATCAAGTCGCAGGCCGGTCTCTTCGCCCGCTTCGTCGAGATCATCGACGCGCGGATCGGATAG